A stretch of the Mesorhizobium huakuii genome encodes the following:
- a CDS encoding TetR/AcrR family transcriptional regulator, which produces MDVSRQRSAASGDTERGSGEAVERGPRARTKRLMLETATRLMQAGVTPSVSEVAEAAQVSRATAYRYFPSQAALVQAVVDEGLGPILTWKSTSADAERRVAELFDTAMPRIEAFEATFKAALKLSLDQWARRQAGTLGGEPAFTRGHRVDLLQQAIAPLKGHLPPREFKRLAQALSLIFGVEVLIVLKDIWGLDSRGTRSVAQWAAGVLVRAAMADSAIGGEMTPSAG; this is translated from the coding sequence ATGGATGTCTCACGTCAACGATCCGCTGCAAGCGGCGACACCGAGCGGGGAAGCGGCGAGGCCGTGGAGCGTGGACCCCGGGCGCGCACGAAAAGGCTGATGCTGGAGACGGCGACACGGCTGATGCAGGCCGGTGTCACGCCGTCGGTCAGCGAGGTGGCGGAAGCGGCGCAAGTTTCCCGTGCCACCGCCTATCGCTATTTCCCGAGCCAGGCGGCGCTGGTGCAGGCTGTCGTCGACGAGGGGTTGGGACCAATCCTGACCTGGAAATCGACCTCGGCGGACGCCGAGCGCCGGGTCGCGGAGCTGTTCGACACGGCCATGCCGCGCATCGAGGCTTTTGAAGCAACGTTCAAGGCGGCGCTGAAGCTGTCGCTCGATCAATGGGCGCGACGCCAGGCTGGCACGCTGGGCGGCGAGCCGGCCTTCACGCGCGGTCATCGTGTCGACTTGCTGCAGCAAGCGATCGCGCCGCTCAAGGGGCATTTGCCGCCGCGCGAGTTCAAGCGCCTGGCACAGGCGTTGTCGCTGATCTTCGGCGTCGAGGTGCTGATCGTGCTGAAGGATATATGGGGCCTGGACAGCCGCGGGACGAGGTCCGTGGCGCAATGGGCGGCCGGGGTGCTGGTGCGCGCCGCGATGGCCGATTCGGCGATCGGTGGAGAGATGACGCCAAGTGCAGGATGA
- a CDS encoding phosphoenolpyruvate hydrolase family protein, with protein sequence MPAIPRKDILKKFRGMIDKGVPIVGGGAGTGLSAKAEEAGGIDLIIIYNSGRYRMAGRGSAAGLLAYGNANEIVKEMAYEVLPVVRHTPVLAGVNGTDPFVIMPLLLAELKTMGFSGVQNFPTIGLFDGSMRQSFEETGMGFGLEVDMIAEAHKLDLFTTPYVFNPDEARAMTKAGADIVVAHMGVTTGGSIGATSAKSLDDCVVAIDAIADAARSVRNDVILLCHGGPISMPDDARYILSHAKGLHGFYGASSMERLPAEAAIARQTADFKAVTLGDEKTAKKKKG encoded by the coding sequence ATGCCCGCTATACCGCGCAAGGACATACTGAAGAAATTCCGGGGAATGATTGACAAGGGCGTGCCGATCGTCGGCGGCGGCGCCGGCACCGGCCTGTCGGCCAAAGCCGAGGAGGCCGGCGGCATCGACCTGATCATCATCTACAATTCCGGCCGCTACCGCATGGCCGGGCGCGGCTCGGCCGCAGGCCTGCTCGCCTATGGCAATGCCAACGAGATCGTCAAGGAAATGGCCTATGAGGTGCTGCCGGTGGTCAGACACACGCCAGTGCTGGCCGGCGTCAACGGCACCGACCCGTTCGTCATCATGCCGCTGCTTCTGGCCGAGCTGAAGACGATGGGCTTTTCCGGCGTGCAGAATTTTCCGACCATCGGCCTGTTCGACGGCAGCATGCGGCAGAGTTTCGAGGAGACCGGCATGGGCTTCGGGCTCGAGGTCGACATGATCGCCGAGGCGCATAAGCTCGACCTCTTTACCACGCCCTATGTCTTCAACCCGGACGAGGCGCGCGCTATGACAAAAGCCGGCGCCGACATCGTCGTCGCCCATATGGGCGTGACCACAGGCGGCTCGATCGGCGCCACCTCGGCCAAGTCGCTCGACGACTGCGTTGTCGCGATCGACGCCATCGCTGATGCCGCGCGCTCGGTGCGCAACGACGTTATCCTGCTTTGCCATGGGGGGCCGATCTCGATGCCGGATGATGCCCGCTACATTCTCTCACATGCCAAAGGCCTGCACGGCTTCTATGGCGCAAGCTCGATGGAGCGGCTGCCGGCGGAGGCGGCGATCGCGAGACAGACGGCCGATTTCAAGGCGGTGACGCTCGGTGATGAGAAAACCGCGAAGAAAAAGAAGGGATGA
- a CDS encoding Tm-1-like ATP-binding domain-containing protein, translating into MKRIYVVGTADTKGEELAFLADAIAATGAAVSRVDVGTREATIPVDVTAEEIASHHPDGGTAVLGGNDRGAAVAAMGVAFSRFVQSRNDIAAVIGIGGGGGTSIITSGMRALPLGLPKIMVSTLASGDTAPYVDVSDIIMMPSVTDMAGLNRLSRVVLHNAAQAIAGMAARPAPAPDGKPSIGLTMFGVTTPCVTAIADQLRTGYDCMVFHATGTGGRSMEKLADSGLLSGVIDITTTEVCDLLFGGVLPATQDRFGAIARSKVPYVGSVGALDMVNFWAPSTIPELYRGRLFYEHNPNVTLMRTTAQECRAIGEWIGTKLALCDGPVHFLIPEKGVSALDIEGGAFFDPEADDVLFEAIERTIRPNGRRRVTRWPLHINDPEFARAATAAFLDIARH; encoded by the coding sequence ATGAAGCGCATCTATGTGGTGGGCACCGCCGACACCAAGGGCGAGGAACTCGCCTTCCTGGCCGATGCGATCGCCGCCACGGGCGCCGCCGTTTCACGCGTCGATGTCGGAACACGCGAAGCAACCATCCCCGTCGACGTCACAGCGGAGGAAATCGCCAGCCATCATCCGGACGGCGGCACAGCCGTGCTCGGCGGCAATGACCGGGGTGCTGCGGTTGCCGCCATGGGCGTCGCCTTCAGCCGCTTCGTCCAGTCGCGAAACGACATCGCCGCCGTGATCGGCATTGGCGGCGGCGGCGGCACGTCGATCATCACGTCGGGCATGCGCGCCCTGCCGCTCGGCCTGCCGAAAATCATGGTCTCGACGCTCGCGTCGGGTGACACGGCTCCCTATGTCGATGTCTCCGACATCATCATGATGCCATCGGTGACCGACATGGCCGGGCTGAACCGGCTCTCCCGCGTGGTGCTGCACAATGCCGCCCAGGCGATAGCGGGCATGGCGGCAAGGCCGGCGCCGGCGCCCGACGGCAAGCCGTCGATCGGGCTGACCATGTTCGGCGTCACCACGCCTTGCGTGACGGCCATCGCCGACCAGCTTCGCACCGGATATGACTGCATGGTCTTCCACGCCACCGGCACTGGCGGCCGCAGCATGGAAAAACTGGCCGACAGCGGCCTGCTGTCCGGTGTCATCGACATCACCACGACCGAGGTCTGCGACCTCTTGTTCGGCGGTGTGCTGCCGGCGACACAGGATCGGTTCGGCGCGATCGCTCGCAGCAAAGTGCCCTATGTCGGTTCGGTTGGTGCGCTGGACATGGTCAATTTCTGGGCGCCGTCGACCATTCCGGAACTGTATCGGGGAAGACTGTTCTACGAGCACAATCCGAACGTCACGCTGATGCGCACGACGGCGCAGGAATGCCGCGCGATCGGCGAATGGATCGGCACCAAGCTCGCCCTCTGCGACGGGCCGGTGCATTTTCTCATCCCGGAAAAGGGCGTCTCGGCACTCGACATTGAAGGTGGCGCCTTCTTCGATCCGGAAGCCGACGACGTCCTGTTCGAAGCCATCGAACGCACCATCAGGCCGAATGGCAGGCGCCGCGTCACGCGCTGGCCGCTGCACATCAACGATCCCGAATTCGCCAGGGCGGCAACCGCCGCCTTCCTCGACATAGCCAGACACTGA
- a CDS encoding IS110 family transposase, whose protein sequence is MEIIVGIDVSKDRLDVHIAPSAEAFWLGNDHAGVEDLVRRLAALSPTAIGLEATGGFENLAVAALAGAGLAIVVVNPAQVRAYANALGKRAKTDPLDAAVIAAFVAATKPELRPLRDAETRTLADLVARRRQIVQMIVAEENRARTVTAKQAHKSIKRLLAALRRELASLDADMDDHIRKSPVWRVREKLLSSVPGIGPVVARTMIAEMPELGSLDRRQIAALAGLAPWTRQSGKWRGKSFIGGGRSRVRAVLFMAALVAIRHNPVLKAFRDRLVEAGKPKIVAVVATMRKLLTILNAMIRDQKPWQAA, encoded by the coding sequence ATGGAAATCATCGTTGGCATCGACGTTTCGAAAGACCGCCTCGACGTGCATATCGCGCCGTCCGCAGAGGCTTTCTGGCTGGGCAATGACCACGCCGGGGTAGAGGACCTGGTTCGACGGCTGGCAGCCCTTTCCCCTACCGCTATCGGGCTGGAGGCAACTGGGGGCTTCGAGAATCTGGCGGTGGCTGCTTTGGCTGGCGCTGGCTTGGCGATTGTCGTGGTCAATCCAGCGCAAGTGCGCGCCTATGCCAATGCACTTGGCAAGCGGGCCAAGACCGATCCTCTCGATGCGGCTGTCATCGCGGCCTTCGTCGCCGCGACCAAGCCGGAATTGCGGCCTTTGCGTGATGCCGAGACCAGAACCTTGGCCGATCTCGTCGCCCGCCGGCGTCAGATTGTGCAGATGATAGTGGCCGAGGAGAACCGTGCGCGCACTGTCACCGCCAAACAGGCGCACAAAAGCATCAAGCGCCTGCTCGCCGCACTACGGCGCGAACTGGCAAGCCTTGATGCCGACATGGATGATCATATCCGCAAGTCTCCAGTCTGGCGGGTCAGGGAAAAGCTGCTTTCCTCGGTGCCAGGCATCGGCCCCGTCGTTGCCCGTACCATGATCGCTGAAATGCCAGAGCTCGGCAGTCTCGACCGCCGCCAGATCGCCGCGCTCGCCGGCCTCGCGCCATGGACAAGGCAGTCCGGCAAATGGCGGGGCAAGAGCTTCATTGGCGGCGGCAGGAGTCGCGTACGCGCCGTCCTGTTCATGGCTGCCCTCGTCGCCATACGTCACAACCCTGTGCTCAAAGCCTTCCGTGACCGCCTCGTCGAAGCTGGCAAACCCAAGATCGTCGCCGTCGTCGCCACAATGCGAAAGCTGCTCACAATACTCAACGCAATGATCCGGGACCAAAAACCATGGCAAGCCGCTTGA
- a CDS encoding ABC transporter substrate-binding protein gives MRKIMTSVLAGIGLTLAYGTSVHAQDKELTIFWAEWDPANYLQELVNDYTAETGVKVTVQTTPWPDFQTKAFTEFNAHGDAYDMVVGDSQWLGAGSTQGHYVDLTDFFNQHKLGDVMAPATIKYYAEYPGGSGKYWAIPLEGDAIGWSYRKDWFEDPKEKEAFKAKYGYDLAVPTTYAQLRDIAEFFHRPDQKRYGVAIYTDNSYDAMAMGVESAIFSHGGDLGDYATYKVDGIINSKEAVAGLEMYKELYKFTPPGWGKTFFVEDNQAITGGLAAMSMNFFAFFPPLVNKATNPFADQTGFFANPAGPDGKRFAALGGQGISVVSYSKNKDESMKFLEWFIKDETQKKWAELGGYTCSQAVLKSDAFQKATPYNKAFYDTMFMVKDFWATPEYAEVLDQLNQNIYPFVVGGKGTAQEALDKTAADWKATFTKYNRYK, from the coding sequence ATGCGCAAGATAATGACCAGCGTGCTTGCTGGTATCGGCCTGACGCTTGCCTACGGAACATCCGTCCACGCGCAGGACAAGGAACTCACCATTTTCTGGGCGGAATGGGATCCTGCGAACTATCTGCAGGAACTCGTCAACGACTATACGGCCGAGACCGGTGTGAAGGTCACGGTGCAGACCACGCCATGGCCCGATTTCCAGACCAAGGCCTTCACCGAGTTCAACGCGCATGGCGACGCCTACGACATGGTGGTCGGTGACTCGCAATGGCTGGGCGCCGGTTCGACGCAAGGTCACTACGTCGACCTGACCGACTTCTTCAACCAGCACAAGCTCGGCGACGTGATGGCCCCCGCGACCATCAAGTACTACGCCGAATATCCCGGCGGCTCCGGCAAATACTGGGCGATCCCGCTGGAAGGCGACGCGATCGGCTGGTCCTACCGCAAGGACTGGTTCGAGGACCCGAAGGAGAAGGAAGCCTTCAAGGCCAAGTACGGCTACGACCTCGCCGTGCCGACGACCTACGCGCAGCTGCGCGACATCGCCGAGTTCTTCCACCGTCCGGACCAGAAGCGCTACGGCGTCGCCATCTACACCGACAATTCCTATGACGCGATGGCGATGGGCGTCGAGAGCGCCATCTTCAGCCATGGCGGCGATCTCGGCGACTACGCCACCTACAAGGTCGACGGCATCATCAACTCGAAGGAGGCTGTCGCCGGCCTCGAGATGTACAAGGAGCTCTACAAGTTCACGCCTCCCGGCTGGGGCAAGACCTTCTTCGTGGAGGACAACCAGGCGATCACCGGCGGGCTCGCCGCGATGAGCATGAACTTCTTCGCCTTCTTCCCGCCGCTGGTGAACAAGGCCACCAACCCCTTTGCCGACCAGACGGGCTTCTTCGCCAATCCGGCCGGCCCGGACGGCAAGCGCTTCGCCGCACTCGGCGGTCAGGGAATTTCAGTCGTCTCGTATTCGAAGAACAAGGACGAGTCGATGAAGTTCCTGGAGTGGTTCATCAAGGACGAGACCCAGAAGAAGTGGGCGGAGCTCGGCGGCTACACCTGCAGCCAGGCCGTGCTGAAGTCGGACGCCTTTCAGAAGGCCACGCCTTACAACAAGGCGTTCTACGACACGATGTTCATGGTCAAGGATTTCTGGGCGACGCCTGAATACGCCGAAGTGCTCGATCAGCTGAACCAGAACATCTATCCGTTCGTGGTCGGCGGAAAGGGCACTGCCCAGGAAGCGCTCGACAAGACCGCCGCCGACTGGAAGGCGACGTTCACCAAGTACAATCGTTACAAGTAA
- a CDS encoding cupin domain-containing protein — protein sequence MTDKSKVFVYPQDVSAFGFDWGRLALTVAPEVNGAERFSGGVVDLPSGKGHTRHNHPGAEEIIFVISGHGEQMVEDEQGNPVVAKVGPGCTIYVPESRFHSTLNTGDGPMQLFVVYSPAGPELVLRELPDFRLIPAGQ from the coding sequence ATGACCGACAAGAGCAAGGTGTTTGTCTATCCGCAGGACGTCAGCGCCTTCGGTTTCGACTGGGGCAGGCTGGCGCTGACGGTCGCGCCTGAAGTGAATGGCGCTGAGCGTTTTTCCGGCGGCGTCGTCGACCTGCCTTCCGGCAAGGGCCACACCCGCCACAACCATCCAGGCGCCGAGGAAATCATTTTCGTCATCTCGGGCCATGGCGAGCAGATGGTCGAGGACGAGCAAGGCAATCCGGTGGTCGCCAAGGTCGGCCCCGGCTGCACCATCTATGTGCCGGAGAGCCGTTTCCACTCGACGCTGAACACCGGCGATGGGCCGATGCAGCTGTTTGTCGTTTACTCGCCGGCCGGACCGGAGCTGGTGCTGCGGGAACTGCCGGATTTCAGGTTGATTCCAGCGGGGCAGTGA